A region of uncultured Carboxylicivirga sp. DNA encodes the following proteins:
- the ubiE gene encoding bifunctional demethylmenaquinone methyltransferase/2-methoxy-6-polyprenyl-1,4-benzoquinol methylase UbiE → MTVKPYKSEAGSKKSQVAGMFNNIAPKYDFLNHFLSMGIDKIWRKRAINLLKDIPNPLVLDVATGTGDLAIEANKRLQCKVIGVDISVEMLKVAQEKLEKRGLNEYISVKEGDSENLPFDTDSFDAVIVAFGVRNFENLGKGLTEMCRVLKPGGKMVVLEFSKPAYFPFKQLYLFYFRHILPWLGGVISKDKDAYTYLPESVLSFPDGEDFDNELRTAGMKPVKRYKQTMGIATIYLSEKQQ, encoded by the coding sequence ATGACTGTTAAGCCATATAAATCTGAAGCAGGATCTAAAAAAAGCCAGGTAGCTGGTATGTTTAATAATATTGCTCCTAAATACGATTTTTTGAACCACTTTTTATCAATGGGTATTGATAAAATCTGGCGAAAAAGAGCAATTAATCTACTTAAGGACATACCGAATCCATTGGTGCTTGATGTTGCAACCGGTACTGGAGACCTGGCTATTGAAGCAAATAAACGACTTCAATGTAAAGTAATCGGTGTTGATATCTCAGTTGAGATGCTGAAGGTAGCACAGGAAAAGTTGGAGAAAAGAGGATTAAATGAATACATTTCCGTTAAAGAAGGAGATTCTGAGAATCTTCCATTCGATACGGATTCTTTTGATGCTGTGATAGTGGCTTTTGGAGTGCGTAACTTCGAGAATCTGGGTAAAGGTCTTACTGAAATGTGTCGGGTGTTAAAGCCTGGAGGTAAGATGGTTGTATTGGAATTTTCAAAGCCGGCATATTTCCCGTTCAAACAGCTTTATTTATTTTATTTTAGACACATATTGCCATGGCTGGGTGGGGTTATTTCTAAAGATAAAGATGCTTACACTTATTTACCCGAATCGGTTTTGAGCTTTCCGGATGGAGAAGATTTTGATAATGAGTTGAGAACTGCCGGGATGAAACCTGTTAAAAGGTATAAGCAAACTATGGGAATTGCAACCATTTATTTATCTGAGAAACAACAATAA
- a CDS encoding porin family protein, whose product MRISGLVLFVLLFSMHLLGQVDKKNIPNLRGFDEKPLHFGFLIGFNTMDFRVDNKGEALGSNGELLYGDVINLKPGINIGIVSSYRLRPNLHLRFLPGISFGQRDIVYFTENYPADDADKIESSPLQIKSTFLEFPLLIKYSALRMHNAKPYLIGGFNTRYDLAKNVQDGLLLTSLDGYLEAGAGFDFYMTFFRLSVELKASIGLSNVLNPQGTGELADQKYTDALSGLKSRIFHLTFYFE is encoded by the coding sequence TTGAGAATTTCCGGATTAGTCTTATTTGTTTTACTCTTTTCCATGCATTTGCTTGGACAGGTTGATAAGAAAAACATACCTAACCTTCGTGGGTTCGACGAAAAGCCATTGCATTTTGGTTTTTTAATTGGATTTAACACCATGGATTTTCGTGTTGATAACAAAGGAGAAGCCCTTGGTTCCAACGGTGAGCTTCTTTATGGTGATGTTATCAATCTAAAACCGGGTATTAATATTGGTATTGTTTCCAGTTATCGGTTACGTCCAAATCTGCATTTGCGCTTTCTTCCAGGTATTAGCTTTGGACAGCGTGATATAGTTTATTTTACTGAGAATTATCCGGCTGATGATGCAGACAAAATTGAATCATCGCCCTTACAGATTAAATCTACATTTCTTGAATTTCCTTTGCTTATTAAATACAGTGCACTGCGTATGCATAATGCCAAACCATATTTAATTGGAGGTTTTAATACCCGTTACGATTTGGCTAAGAATGTGCAGGATGGATTATTATTAACCTCTTTGGATGGATATCTTGAAGCTGGTGCCGGATTCGACTTTTATATGACTTTCTTTCGTCTGTCAGTTGAGTTAAAAGCATCGATTGGTTTATCCAACGTATTAAATCCACAAGGTACAGGAGAGTTAGCTGATCAGAAATATACCGATGCATTAAGTGGACTGAAATCACGTATTTTCCACCTTACCTTTTATTTCGAATAA